A single genomic interval of Malania oleifera isolate guangnan ecotype guangnan chromosome 11, ASM2987363v1, whole genome shotgun sequence harbors:
- the LOC131168032 gene encoding peroxidase 31-like, with protein sequence MASPSVLLSLFLLFVAFLISPSEPKLTVDHYKKSCPNFEQIMLETITNKQITSPSTAAGTLRIFFHDCFVDGCDASVLISSTPFNKAERDADINHSLPGDGFDVVVRAKTALELECPGVVSCADILAFATRDLLTMVGGPHYIVYLGRKDGLVSNASSVEGHLPRPTMSMTQLLSIFESKGFTVAEMVALSGAHTIGFSHCSEFTQGIYNYSTSSQIDPSYNPRFAAGLQKACSDYQKNPTLSVFNDIMTPNKFDNLYFQNLAKGLGLLSSDHALYSDSRTKPFVETYAKDQDAFFQAFGRAMQKLSLVGVKLGRNGEIRRECNAFN encoded by the coding sequence ATGGCGTCGCCATCCGTACTCCTCTCCCTCTTCCTTCTGTTCGTAGCGTTCCTCATTAGCCCATCGGAGCCGAAGCTCACCGTCGATCACTACAAGAAATCCTGCCCAAATTTCGAGCAGATCATGCTGGAAACCATCACTAACAAGCAAATCACGAGCCCCTCCACGGCAGCCGGCACACTCCGGATCTTCTTCCACGACTGCTTCGTCGACGGCTGCGACGCCTCCGTCCTCATTTCCTCCACCCCCTTCAACAAGGCCGAACGCGACGCCGACATTAACCACTCTCTCCCCGGCGACGGCTTCGACGTCGTCGTCCGGGCCAAGACCGCCCTCGAGCTCGAATGCCCCGGCGTAGTCTCCTGCGCCGACATCCTCGCCTTTGCCACCCGCGACCTCCTCACCATGGTCGGCGGTCCGCACTACATCGTCTACTTAGGTCGCAAGGACGGATTGGTCTCCAACGCCTCAAGCGTCGAAGGCCATCTCCCGAGACCCACCATGTCGATGACGCAGCTGCTCTCGATTTTTGAGTCCAAAGGCTTCACGGTGGCGGAAATGGTGGCTCTGAGCGGCGCCCACACCATTGGATTCTCGCATTGTTCGGAGTTCACTCAAGGGATCTACAATTACAGCACGAGTTCGCAGATTGATCCTTCTTATAACCCTAGATTCGCTGCGGGATTGCAAAAGGCGTGCAGCGATTACCAGAAAAATCCGACGCTGTCAGTGTTCAATGATATCATGACGCCGAACAAATTTGACAACCTCTATTTTCAGAATCTGGCGAAGGGGTTGGGGCTGCTGTCTTCGGATCACGCCTTGTACTCAGATTCGAGGACGAAGCCTTTCGTGGAGACTTACGCCAAGGACCAGGACGCTTTCTTTCAGGCATTTGGTCGAGCAATGCAGAAGCTTAGTCTCGTCGGTGTCAAGCTGGGCCGGAACGGTGAGATCCGGCGCGAGTGTAATGCTTTCAACTAA